The DNA window TGTCATGGAAAAATGGTGTGAGAAGATGAGCACATTCACGAATATGCAGACTAAAAAGTTGAAGAGTATCTTAACCTTAAAGACTAAGGAAGGTGAGGACTTAACCTGGCACCTTCACAGCAAGTCATGGATGGTTTAACCAATTTACAACCCAATTTAGCTTTTATAACAGGTTACATGCAATATAGTGAGTGCCAACATCCAAGTTACAGAGGTGTTTCTTGAAAGCTTATAAGACATAATGCAAGgaagattttttaaagaaaagtatttcTTAGTAGATgtgatacagtatatgtaatattcCTAACATTGCACTGTAACACTGATACAATCAGTGAAGTCTGTGGTATggcagttaaaaaaataagtgggatacttaaaatattttatactacAAATTCAGTAATAAGAATGAAGGCTACTGAGATGGTGAAAGAAGGATTCTTCTCCTGAAGGCTAGGGAAATACCTGCTTGTGAGAATGACTCAAGGATTCTTTTGTCTATTAACGCAACATGGATAACCATAACTTGCCTACTGTATGAACCAACTTGAATTTGCAAAGCTTCAGCAACTTTTATTGGAATCAATGTACTAAAAAACTCTCTCTATGCactaaataaaacagtaattacaACGAATACTGCTACACTGTACAATAACAAAAGACATTCATCAAAAATGAAATCTTACCATACGCATCTTCATCCGGATCTCCTGAATAATACTGAAGAACAACGCGATACACAATATACCCCAATTTCTTGTACATAGTAATGGCTACAAGATTGCTTACACGAACAAAGAGATCAACAAAGAAGCAACGTTtcctgtatgaaaaaaataaaagctgtagcAATGACGGTTAATAATTCCAAGTTAAtagttctttaaaaataaatacatttaaatggaagataaaacctaaaaaaatttcTGCTCCATAATCACAAACCTTTAACTTCACTTATGCTATAATACCTATCACAGCTCAACAGTAGCAAAGAGTAGTCATCAATGGATGAAAGAACACTTGAATCCTCTTTGCAGAAGAATTTTATCACTAAATTTAGTCTTCTTACTCACTACACCATGTTATTTTACTGCTCTGGTAAGCTGAAGGTGATCCAGGGAAAACAAATTAGAGGACTGGGAGGAATCTCTGTATTTAAAGAATATAGAAATGCACATCTCTTCAGCTGTTCAACCTTGTAAACTTTTAGGATAATAAGGTAGTGCCAACTCTGACCTCCTGGATGATAATCTCCAAAAACCAGTAAAATATGAACCAGATAGTAACCAAACAATTGGTCTGTAAAGAGCAACTGTAGACTGGGATGGAATGTCTCATAGActaattatttcatgaaataagtAAAGATCATGGGAGACTCCACCAGCAGTAACAGGAGTTTGAGTAAACTTTGAATCAAGATCTCATATGAGAAACGGCCATTCTGAGTAACCTATGAACAGAGAACTTACAAGAGAAACTATAAGTTTCCTAAGTCCTAAAGCAATGGACTTGAGCAAATGTCATCCTAGTTAAGGATACATCAGTGGAGAATTATGTGGCTGGACCCAAACTGAGGTTGAagcaacataaaaattataggactcccgaaggattagatttatttttacgtggctaagaaccaattggttacctagcaacgggacctacagcttattgtggaatccgaaccacattatagcgagaaatgaatttctatcaccagaaacaaatttctcttgttcttcactggccgctcagAGATTTGAACTCacgaccatcagagtggtagctgagagcGGAACCCGCTGTCATGTTTCTTTTGCAAGGacccctttttcattcattcaagcATGACTAGACCTTCCAATTTTCTCCTCTGATGGAAAAACTAGGAAACCATCTATTCTTTTCCTCAGCCTAGTAGTGGGTTTCAAAGGCCAAGCTGCATAAAATCCCTTATTCAAAAAAATAGGCCGCTCTCTTTGAACTGTAAAAATGTGGGTTGATATGTAAGCTTTTCCTCCATCTACATCCTTCAAATTCTTCTAATCATCATGGGGTTCCGTCTTCCAACACTGCACAACTTGAGTTAAAACTCGTCACTGAACTTATTTACTGTCTGCTAATAGGCTCAAAGGCAAGAGAAGTCTATGCCTTGACAGGCTCATCAATATCAATCCAAGGTTTGAATAAGGGTTCTATGAGAGAAAGTATTTGATGATTCCCAAAGGAAGCACAAAATTATACATGTTAAGAAGCCTAGGCTAGACCATCTGTGCAAAAATGTTACTACAACATAGTAGTCTGTAAGAGGCAGCAAATGGCcaaggaaaacaggagaggttAATGCaatttaaatactgtactgcatCAAGATGTGTATTTTGGGTTATTATCAAAGGACAACAGATGTAAGAGATGTAAACATACAGTAATTTGATCAAAGGTTGAAATGGGGCAGTGGAATATCCTTCCTTGATGGGAAATCCTTACAAGGAAACTCAAGATTTCACTTGTAAATTCTTCGTGTATCTGCCTTTTGACAACATAATAGTAACATAATGATTTGTAAATGGCACGAATACAAGaaattactacagtatatattggCTTTACCTAGAGATAAAGTAATTTTAGTTAAGAGCAGATCATTTACTGATGAATCTTGATTTTTCGGGTTCACTTACAAAACCTACATTAACATAAAACTTCAAATACTGTCTTCCTACCATActataaaatttatgatttaaaaaatatataacttaatgATCACAGTGAAAATTATGCAGATTACAGAGGTCTTTCTAGTAGAAGCAGGTACTACAGTACTCTACTCTGGCTTGGTAAGctgtaataattgaaaaatataacttgCCATTCTCATTAGGcaattcttaataataaaatgtacCCTCAGCTACCTTCAAAATACTTACTTTTCTGAAATATCTTCTAGGATAGCCATCAGCTGTTTAGCCAGACCAAGTCGACGATATTCAGGAGCAACAGTCAATGCAGTTACATGACCATGCCAGTTTTCCCCATGGCCTTCTGCTTTACCCATAACTGTAGACAAAAAACAAGTTACTTACCATACACATTTTGATAAAACATATTAACATAAATcctacagtcttttttttttttttggggaatttATGGTAAATAACTGCAGCTGATATTACTGAAGCTAACAGTGATGGGAGTCTCAAGTTGCTCAGCACCTactataagtaataataatattggctgCAGATATTTActatcagctttgaaaaagattatAGTTTTGCGCATAGAATACTGACTCCAATGTTCATGATAATACAATGCATGATTTTCTTATCTCCTAATAATTCTAACATCTGTTACCCACtggctatgtaaaaaaaaacttagcctTAGCATAATAGTTATCCTTACTTTACCTAACTTTTCAGACGGCTgcattgccccaaaccctcatcAGCGTATGCCATCATGCTTTCCCTTTACAATGTTAGCCTTGGGTAAATGTCTACTGAATTCTCACCACTTTCCTTCCTTTATCCTGTTATGGGATAGGCTATGTGCCCCTGGAATTTCATTCAGGACCTATACACACAAGTTTTGCATACGCTAGACTTCCCCTAGCAGGTACAGAACAGTTGGCATGTATTACTGGCAGGCCTTGGCTAGCCTACTGGAAGTGAATACAGGCAAAACCACTTTGTTAGACAATGCCTATAATTAGGCCTTGCCTTGAGCAAATCCAGGTCATTTCCAACTCTAATCTTGTTCTCTCACTGAGCTGTTTTGCCCCAATTCCTGCTTGCCCTGGACTATGTCAACCAGGCAACTGTTTCTTTCAGGTGCTTTAGATCTATTTGAATAAGAATTGTAATAATGTAGTGATCCCAATTTCCTTAATGGTATCCAAGGTAAGATTACATTTAAGCCAGATGATGGCACCACTTAAGGGTACTGATAAACCTTATTTATTTGCATCTCAGTACATGTTTTGTGTAGAAACCTTAAGGGGTGTAAAGAAAATTACTTGAGACCAGGGGGGGAGAAGCTCCTGCCGACTAGTTAGGATAATGCACCTTAGGCTACGATGTACGCTATCCTTTAGCTGGGCACATTTGAATCAGACAGTTCTGGGTACAATCCAACCTAACTCCACTGGAATGAATACATTTATACTAaggctattaaaaaaattaagttataaacAGTAGAATAAGCAGttatagttttattcatttaatataaaaaaattgcacatATTAAAGAATAGTATAAAATGTTATATTGGCCAAAaagtgataaaactattttgTAAGTCATGAATTCTGATAGTCAAGAGAAAAAAAGTGGGgaaagaaagataattttctaCATCCATTGTTAATCTGaacaagttctgttctgagttcttGGAAATTATGAGGTGATAGGCACTTGCTTGAGCATGTGCTATGCAAGAGCACtgatgtatgcatttttgtttttctgttacacaAAAATTAGGATGCCTGGCATTTTCAACTAATCAAAACTTAATATATTCTTAAACTACAGTATCCAGATGTTTTCTGACTCCTAATTTTCAACACGTGATATATTCAGTTTAACAAAATCTGACATGTGTAAAACTGCAGATGACAACGGCActaacttcatttattttacccGCAATATCAACTTTAAAGCAACTCTTTATCTATCTGAAAGTGCTGTAGGCTTATCCTTTCATCAAGTAAATGCCTCTCCTAACCAAACTGAATTGCTTGGCCAGAGACATGCAGTAGGATATCTCTTCACCTTAAGGTAAGGAATATGCTGTCTGCAATTCTGAGAAAGTCATGGCGTTGTCACCCTTGCAAGTTAGTGAGGTCACCCCTACATTAATTGCTGCGTTTATCTTTTACAATTTATGGCATTCTACATAATGTTAGATCTAGTGAAGGATCtacagtaaaactgaagactgctaCTGTGCCCCTCTGGTTCTGTAGCTACCAGTTAACATGCAAAAATGGgtaccatgtttagtaccagccccttggggatgaatgtaaaaatgttaaaacaaaagacagtaaatatcataaacataaacaaaagccaccaaaaaccataaaaaaaaacaaaagacatcaatatgaacaaaaacaaaaagtgttAAGTCTTCCAGTCAGTGACAGGGAGGAACCAGGCTGCGgtagtagttttcagttttactggATCtacgccctaggttaggttaggatgtgaATGCAAGGTGGGGTATGATACCCCAGATTTTACGTTGGGGCTTATAAGGGCAGCTGAGGAAACACAATAAAACGAATGGTAGGAACCATCAATGTCGTACAGGTCAGAAATGCAAAAAACGGCTGGTAGCTAAGCAATGAGAAATATACATACCCTGCTATTTATACTTTTACAAAGGAAATAATGTATCATTGTAATACATCACAGCCTTTAATATgcctggaaaataataatatacagtaacttCATACTTACTGTAGCCCATAATAACCCCACTCGGCGACTCTGCTACCTGAAAGTACTCGGGCCAGTGAGCGAGATATTGCAGGTAAAAAGAGAGACCGTACGTCTCTGTCAGCGGATCCAAATTAACATTGTTGAAATGAAACATGTCCTCACAGCGGAAAGGCCTCAAAGTAGTCATCTTTCACGGTAAATTTGAGCACGTTCCTGCGCTCAAAAATAAACACCAGTGGCAGCCGACTTGACTTCCCGACAGGTTGTTTTGgtacttcttcttctccctgtTTCTCTTCGGAATTGGTGCCATTTGGTGATGCCACTCTCGACCAGTCTCGGATGAAATAGTAAGAGAAAATGTGGACTTACTAAATGAATCTgtcaaataataagagaaaatgtgGAAGTACTTACTGGATCTGTCAAATAATAAGAGAATATGTGGAAGTACTTACTGAATCTGGCAAATAATAAGAGAATATGTGGAAGTACTTACTGAATCTgtcaaataataagagaaaatgtgGAAGTACTTACTGAATCTGTCAAATAATAAGAGAATATGTGGAAGTACTTACTGAATCTGGCAAATAATAAGAGAATATGTGGAAGTACTTACTGAATCTAAGAGAAAATAATACTTACTGAATCTGTCAAATAATAAGAGAATGGAAGTACTTACTGAATCTGGCAAATAATAAGAGAATATGTGGAAGTACTTACTGAATCTGGCAAATAATAAAGAATAGAAGTAATGAATGCAAATAATAAGAGAATATGTGGAAGTACTTACTGAATCTGTCAAATAATAAGAGAATATGTGGAAGTACTTACTGAATCTGTCAAATAATAAGAGAATATGTGGAAGTACTTACTGAATCTGgcaaataataagagaaaatgtgGAAGTACTTACTGAATCTGTCAAATAATAAGAGAATATGTGGAAGTACTTACTGAATCTGGCAAATGATAAGAGAAAATGTGGAAGTACTTACAGAATGTgtcaaataataagagaaaatgtgGAAGTACTTACTGAATCTAGCAATTGATAAGAGAAAATGTGGAAGTACTTACTGAATCTAGCAATTGATAAGAGAAAATGTGGAAGTACTTACTGAATCTgtcaaataataagagaaaatgtgGAAGTATTTACTGAATCTGTCAAATAATAAGATGTGGAAGTACTTACTGAATCTgtcaaataataagagaaaatgtgGAAGTAGGCTACTTACTGAATCTGGCAAGTGATAAGAGAAAATGTGGGAGTACTTACTAAATCTgtcaaataataagagaaaatgtgGAAGTACTTACTGAATCTGCCAAATAATAAGATAAGATGTGGAAGTACTTACTGAATCTGtcaaataataagataaaatgtGGGAGTACTTAATGAATCTGAGAAATAATACTAGAAAATGTGGAAGTACTTACTGAATCTGAGAAATAATAAGAGCACACGTGGAAGTACTCactgaatataataaaattaataagataaaatgTGGAAGTACTTACTGAATcagagaaataataagagaaagtGTGGTAGTAGTTACTGAATCTGAAAATAGTGAGAGAAATGTGGAAGTACTTACTGAATCTGAGTGAGTTATTACAGGTAAATCACATATTTACAGGCAGTTCTTTTTACATGTCGCCAAGTGCTTACACGTGACACATGATCTATGCAAATGCATATATTACGGGTGACTTGGTGCTCTCCCTAAATAAGAGTCAAGGACCTGTAGGTCTCAGGTtttgtttcttgacttcatgctTGAAAGCAGTATAACAGAAAGCAATCCACTATTGTACTTTAAAGATATATGTTATTGTGTTCATATTCTTAATCGTGATCCTATAAGATTTGTGTCATTCTTTACATGTGGGTTAAGCATTCTTGGAAACATACTTTCACGCCtttaaatttaattctttcttatGAGATAAAGTAAAACTTATGTCCACGGACGTTCAGAGCTTATCAGTTTAAGCTGATAATTTAATCACCTATTTTCAAAATGCTGCATGACATCAGACAATATGTAGACATCTGACAAAATCTTTAGAACAAATTCTTCCAGAACGCTATGACATCAGACAATATGTAGACATCTGACAAAATCTTTAGAACAAATTCTTCCATAAAGCTATTTCACGATGGGAACCAtgcaagaaaaatcaaaataaagaccTTTTCCCATTCCTGCGTTACAGCTCATGCCATCATGTGGGCTAATTAGCTAGGGTACTTTACAGTAAATGAGCGTCATTGCTGCTCCCACGCTCATGGCGTACCCTTCTTCGACAGGTAATGAGGAAAGAGGTCACATACTCAGAGGTGACCTTAGTCTTGTGGCGTGTCACCTTTCTTGTGACTTTTCTTCCCAAGACGTCGTGTTTATCGATGCCTTGGgtccaaattttgttttttcttttaagataagTGAATGAATCAGCCACCAGTAACGACGTCCTCATACATTATCTTTTGGTTAAGCTGCTGGAAATCCTAAGTCGTGTTTCTGAGACGTGTGGCGATGATGTTCGAATAATGAGATGTTTAGTCTCGACAGCTAATGCAGTGTTATCGTCTCCGTCAGTTAGCGCATTTATTCAGTGATGGTTTACTTACTCAGCGAAGGATACTCATTAATACATTTCCTATTCGGTTAGTTTCTAATTTACATTTTACGCTAGATAATATAAGTTAATGTCCAGAAACAAAGAATCTCTGTACTTTGAGTTATTTCAATATCTGTTTTTATGGATCTCCATAAATTAGGTAGTTGTTAAGCTAGCATATCTGACATCAGTGAGCCTgataaattcaatataaatattcCAACGGAGAAAGAAAAATCTCTAACAATTTTTGCACCTGAAGCATAGTTTTGGTTACTGTGAATTGAATTTTAGCTGAGGGGCCAAGACTGCGgctctttatgaataataataataataataataataataataataataataataataataataataataataataataaacaaacaccaCATCAGCATAAGGAGGAAGAGAATAAGGTGAATGGTACTGATACTGCTAAATTCATAGGCACGCAGTTGGTGactttttctgaagaaagaaaatacgttTTATAACTCGCAGGATGAAAGGTGAAGTTATGTGATATAATTGTATACATGAATgcgttaatatctctctctctctctctctctctctctctctctctctctctctctctctctctctctctctctctctctctctctctcataggtttttgttttctgaaagcaCCCATTTGCACAAGTAATATTAACcagctgaacattttttttttgtcagaatctaCACTTTAAAATGAAACGAGTCTATACTCAcagcaaataagaaaatataaaacaaagaaaagcagacTAAAAGCTAAGGCTGTGTGCGTGAAAATATGTAAGTAGTCAGCCATTAGGATTGAGGgtagattgaaaaataaaacagtgcaaaaacaaGGTATAATTAACATTTACCGAAACATTGCTTTATCTACCCAAGTTCTCAGCACTATCTTAGACAGGCCTAAGGCTTATATTTAGTGCCTCATTTGGCATCTTAGaagtttgcaagagagagagagttcttgttaCAGTTAGCTAGTCCTGAGtcttttatttatcgttttgAATGTCATAGcgaaggcctgagagagagagagagagagagagagagagagagagagagagagagagagagagagagatcttgttacAATTAGCCAGTCCTGACTCTTGAgtcttatatttatctttttgaatGT is part of the Macrobrachium rosenbergii isolate ZJJX-2024 chromosome 41, ASM4041242v1, whole genome shotgun sequence genome and encodes:
- the Naa20A gene encoding N-alpha-acetyltransferase 20, which translates into the protein MTTLRPFRCEDMFHFNNVNLDPLTETYGLSFYLQYLAHWPEYFQVAESPSGVIMGYIMGKAEGHGENWHGHVTALTVAPEYRRLGLAKQLMAILEDISEKKRCFFVDLFVRVSNLVAITMYKKLGYIVYRVVLQYYSGDPDEDAYDMRKALSRDVHQKSVIPLTHPVRPEDIE